The following coding sequences lie in one Mycobacterium sp. 050128 genomic window:
- a CDS encoding TetR/AcrR family transcriptional regulator — protein sequence MRDYDGKTATERVAERRARLVDAGIELFGEHGYAGTSIRAVLRQAGLRDRYFGESFADLDALLAAAYDQLIDEEVSECRAAIAATAGASEGARAMIDSISRGLDGNPGHARIKLREVFSGGPMVAVHRQEGLRKLAQLVADLLPAVDGVDDRSRLLLGVGVVAAADAYLLAWLDGDLDVTREDVVDLVTQLFDSVASGMTVNRPG from the coding sequence ATGAGGGATTACGACGGAAAGACCGCGACGGAACGGGTCGCGGAGCGCCGCGCGCGATTGGTCGATGCCGGCATCGAGTTGTTCGGCGAGCATGGCTACGCCGGCACCTCCATCCGCGCGGTGTTGCGTCAGGCGGGACTGCGCGATCGGTATTTCGGCGAGAGCTTTGCCGATCTCGATGCGCTGTTGGCGGCCGCCTACGACCAGCTCATCGATGAGGAAGTCAGTGAATGCCGCGCCGCGATCGCCGCCACCGCCGGGGCCTCGGAAGGGGCGCGGGCGATGATTGATTCGATCAGCCGCGGCCTGGACGGCAACCCCGGCCATGCGCGCATCAAGCTTCGCGAGGTGTTTTCCGGTGGGCCGATGGTTGCGGTCCACCGCCAAGAAGGGCTTCGCAAACTGGCCCAGCTCGTCGCCGACCTCTTGCCGGCGGTGGACGGCGTCGACGACCGTAGCCGGCTGTTGCTCGGCGTCGGTGTCGTAGCTGCCGCCGACGCCTATTTGCTCGCGTGGCTGGACGGTGACTTGGACGTGACGCGAGAAGATGTGGTCGATCTGGTGACGCAACTGTTCG